The Persephonella sp. IF05-L8 genome contains a region encoding:
- a CDS encoding cysteine desulfurase family protein yields MIYLDNAATTPVFEDILNNLGKWQREYFANPNSLHPDGQKSRIAVEEARRYFAGLIDCLEEEIVYTSCATESNNTVIKGLAESHPEKDHIIISPIEHKSVLMPVKYLTKKGYKVDFLKIDNQGKIDLDHLRKIITPKTLFVGVIHINNETGVIQDITEIGKICKGKEVPFFSDTVQSFGKVDIPFEYLDFFSISGHKINAPKGIGLLKINKNIDITPLLHGGGQENGFRSGTENVVGAIALKEATQNWMENKKNLWEKFKRLEKLLINGLRENIPEIKVVSENNKVPYITTVLFPGVTGQEMVMALGRKGIDISSGSACSSGSPMPSHVLLAYGFSEKDALSGVRFSFGFYTEEEDIKKAVPIIVETYKKLKLFSDFS; encoded by the coding sequence ATGATTTATCTGGATAATGCAGCAACAACACCGGTTTTTGAGGATATTTTAAATAATTTAGGCAAATGGCAGAGGGAATATTTTGCCAATCCAAACTCCCTTCATCCTGATGGCCAAAAAAGCAGAATAGCAGTTGAAGAAGCAAGAAGATATTTTGCCGGTTTAATAGACTGCTTAGAAGAAGAAATTGTATATACTTCCTGTGCCACAGAGAGTAATAACACTGTAATAAAAGGTCTTGCTGAAAGCCATCCGGAAAAAGACCATATTATTATTTCTCCTATTGAGCATAAATCTGTTCTGATGCCTGTAAAATATCTAACTAAAAAAGGGTATAAAGTAGATTTCCTGAAAATTGATAATCAGGGAAAGATAGACTTAGACCATCTCAGAAAAATAATAACTCCGAAAACTCTTTTTGTGGGAGTAATACATATTAACAACGAGACAGGAGTTATTCAGGATATAACTGAGATAGGGAAAATATGCAAAGGAAAAGAAGTTCCATTTTTTTCTGATACTGTCCAGAGCTTTGGGAAAGTAGATATTCCCTTTGAGTATCTGGATTTCTTTTCTATTTCAGGCCATAAAATTAACGCACCTAAAGGTATCGGTTTACTGAAAATAAATAAAAATATTGATATAACCCCTTTGCTCCACGGTGGTGGTCAGGAGAATGGCTTTCGTTCAGGAACGGAAAATGTTGTTGGGGCTATAGCTTTAAAAGAGGCTACACAAAATTGGATGGAAAATAAAAAAAATCTATGGGAAAAGTTTAAAAGACTGGAAAAATTACTAATAAATGGTCTCAGAGAAAATATTCCCGAAATAAAAGTGGTTTCTGAAAATAATAAAGTTCCATATATCACCACTGTTCTATTTCCGGGGGTTACAGGACAAGAAATGGTCATGGCTTTAGGCAGAAAAGGTATAGATATATCTTCAGGTTCAGCCTGTTCAAGTGGCAGTCCAATGCCTTCCCATGTTTTGCTTGCTTATGGTTTTTCTGAGAAAGATGCCCTGTCTGGAGTGAGATTTTCTTTTGGTTTTTACACAGAGGAAGAAGATATTAAAAAAGCAGTTCCTATTATTGTAGAAACATATAAAAAACTAAAACTTTTCAGCGATTTTTCTTAA
- a CDS encoding flagellar biosynthesis anti-sigma factor FlgM, with protein sequence MDEKKLKKLIEEKLGHLKEEDIKKIEKYLSEEKKLRRQKIEKIKEMIEKGQYNVPPEKVAEKILEYLKKNR encoded by the coding sequence GTGGATGAGAAAAAGCTAAAGAAATTAATAGAAGAGAAGTTAGGCCACCTGAAAGAAGAAGATATAAAAAAAATAGAAAAATATCTTTCAGAGGAGAAGAAATTGAGAAGACAAAAAATAGAAAAAATCAAAGAAATGATTGAAAAAGGTCAGTATAATGTTCCACCGGAAAAAGTAGCAGAAAAAATACTTGAGTATCTTAAGAAAAATCGCTGA
- a CDS encoding dicarboxylate/amino acid:cation symporter, translating to MKKILSIENLTVLGIILGVIAGIYIPDLMLNLKIIGDVFLNLLKMIVIPLIFVSIFMSIASLSSSDDLKNMGIKAFLYYVSTTALAVLTGIIITNIIQFDVSDISRSEEAIKVNHFTWESFINNLIPSNIFQSFAEGKAIHVIIFSILFAIAVVGLANRKKEIIVGFFDGANDAFLKIARWIIALSPIGVFALIGYVVADKGIGVIISLWQYVVVVLIGIFIHAVINLGLIAYIVGKVNPFKYFKQVREALLIAFSTCSSSATLPVSLEVATEKAKVDKKVAGFVLPLGATVNMDGTALYEAVAAVFIASVYGIELSLFQQIIVFITATLAAIGAASIPSAGLVTMTLVFSAVGLPLEGIALIIAVDRFLDMFRTATNVWGDLIGAKVVARFMNK from the coding sequence ATGAAGAAAATATTATCCATAGAAAATTTAACAGTTCTGGGGATTATCTTAGGAGTAATCGCTGGTATATATATTCCAGATTTAATGCTAAATCTGAAAATTATAGGTGATGTATTTCTTAATCTTCTTAAAATGATTGTTATTCCTCTTATTTTTGTATCTATCTTTATGAGTATTGCTTCTCTTTCTTCGTCTGATGATTTGAAAAATATGGGGATAAAGGCGTTTTTATATTATGTGTCAACAACAGCCCTCGCTGTTTTAACAGGAATTATCATAACAAATATTATCCAGTTTGATGTTTCTGATATATCCCGCTCAGAAGAAGCCATAAAAGTTAATCATTTTACATGGGAGAGCTTTATAAACAACCTGATACCTTCTAATATCTTCCAAAGTTTTGCAGAAGGAAAGGCAATTCATGTGATAATATTCTCTATTTTATTCGCCATTGCAGTTGTTGGGCTTGCCAATAGAAAAAAAGAAATCATCGTGGGATTTTTTGATGGTGCAAATGATGCATTTTTAAAAATTGCCAGATGGATTATAGCCCTTTCTCCCATAGGTGTGTTTGCTTTAATCGGGTATGTGGTAGCTGACAAAGGAATAGGAGTAATTATCTCCCTGTGGCAGTATGTTGTTGTTGTTTTGATAGGTATTTTTATACATGCAGTTATAAATCTTGGGCTGATTGCCTATATAGTTGGTAAAGTAAATCCATTTAAATACTTTAAACAGGTGAGGGAAGCTCTGCTTATTGCATTTTCTACCTGTTCATCATCTGCCACTTTGCCTGTTTCTCTGGAAGTTGCAACAGAAAAGGCAAAGGTTGACAAAAAGGTTGCAGGTTTTGTACTGCCTCTTGGAGCGACAGTCAATATGGATGGAACAGCCCTGTATGAAGCTGTAGCGGCTGTTTTTATAGCATCTGTTTATGGAATTGAGCTTTCTTTATTTCAGCAGATAATTGTATTTATAACAGCTACCCTTGCAGCAATAGGGGCTGCAAGTATTCCGTCTGCAGGCCTTGTCACTATGACACTGGTATTTTCTGCAGTTGGACTACCACTTGAAGGTATAGCACTTATAATAGCTGTTGATAGATTTCTGGATATGTTCAGAACTGCAACAAATGTATGGGGGGATTTAATAGGGGCAAAAGTGGTGGCGAGGTTTATGAATAAATGA
- a CDS encoding NIL domain-containing protein — protein MEAIKLKLIYPEDKIREPILSRVCKNFDVEINIRKANVTDTIGWLELELTGDEDQIEEAIKYMEAQGIEVSPLEGQVFME, from the coding sequence ATGGAGGCTATTAAGCTAAAACTCATCTATCCTGAAGATAAGATAAGAGAGCCTATTCTCAGCCGTGTATGTAAAAATTTTGATGTTGAAATTAATATAAGAAAAGCCAATGTAACAGACACTATTGGCTGGCTTGAGCTTGAACTAACAGGAGATGAAGACCAGATAGAAGAAGCAATCAAATACATGGAGGCGCAGGGGATAGAGGTTTCACCACTGGAAGGACAGGTCTTTATGGAGTAA
- the guaB gene encoding IMP dehydrogenase has product MFNELTIEEALTFDDVLLLPQKSDVLPHEADVSSYLTPKIKLNIPIVSAAMDTVTEHRLAIALAREGGIGIIHRNMSIEDQMKEVEKVKKAESGMIVEPVTIKPDQTVKEALEIMSNYKISGVPVVDDEGKLIGILTNRDLRFLHKKDYNKPVSQFMTKAPLITAKEGTSLEEAMEILQKHKVEKLPVVDEEGHLKGLITIKDIVKRKQYPNACKDELGRLRVGAAVGTGPDTMDRVAALVEAGVDVIVVDTAHGHSVRVLKTVEQIRGEFPDLNIIGGNIATGEAAEDLIKAGVDAVKVGVGPGSICTTRVVAGIGVPQITAVAKCAEVAHKYGKTVIADGGIRYSGDIVKAIAAGADTVMLGSLFAGTEESPGERIFYQGRAYKVYRGMGSLGAMKARFSSDRYSQENVEKFVPEGIEGRIPFKGPLSDIVYQLVGGLRSGMGYTGSRTIKDLQQNGKFIKITNAGLRESHAHDVYITQEAPNYWID; this is encoded by the coding sequence ATGTTTAATGAATTAACCATAGAAGAAGCCCTTACCTTTGATGATGTACTTCTACTACCACAGAAGTCTGACGTTCTTCCCCACGAAGCTGATGTTAGCTCATATCTCACACCAAAGATAAAACTGAATATTCCTATTGTTTCCGCTGCTATGGATACTGTTACCGAACATAGACTTGCTATTGCACTGGCAAGGGAAGGTGGAATAGGAATAATCCACAGAAATATGTCAATTGAAGACCAGATGAAAGAGGTTGAAAAGGTTAAAAAAGCAGAAAGCGGAATGATAGTAGAACCGGTAACAATAAAGCCTGACCAGACTGTAAAAGAAGCCCTTGAAATAATGTCTAATTACAAAATATCCGGAGTTCCTGTAGTTGATGATGAAGGAAAACTAATTGGAATTCTCACAAACAGAGACCTTAGATTTTTACATAAAAAAGATTACAACAAACCTGTATCACAATTTATGACAAAGGCTCCTCTTATTACAGCAAAAGAGGGGACATCCCTTGAAGAAGCAATGGAAATTCTTCAGAAACATAAAGTAGAAAAACTTCCTGTAGTTGATGAAGAAGGACATTTAAAAGGACTTATTACCATAAAAGATATTGTTAAAAGAAAACAATACCCAAATGCATGTAAAGATGAACTTGGAAGACTTAGAGTAGGAGCTGCAGTAGGAACTGGTCCAGATACTATGGATAGGGTTGCAGCACTTGTTGAAGCAGGGGTTGATGTTATTGTTGTTGATACTGCCCACGGACATTCTGTTAGAGTTTTAAAAACTGTAGAACAGATAAGAGGAGAATTCCCTGACCTTAACATCATAGGTGGAAATATTGCTACAGGAGAGGCGGCAGAGGATTTAATAAAAGCAGGTGTTGATGCAGTAAAAGTGGGGGTTGGCCCCGGTTCTATATGCACAACAAGAGTAGTTGCAGGAATTGGAGTTCCTCAAATAACAGCTGTAGCAAAATGTGCTGAGGTAGCTCATAAATACGGAAAAACAGTTATAGCAGATGGTGGTATCAGATACTCAGGAGATATAGTAAAAGCCATAGCTGCAGGTGCAGACACGGTTATGCTTGGTTCTCTTTTCGCCGGAACGGAAGAATCACCGGGAGAAAGAATTTTCTATCAGGGCAGAGCCTATAAAGTCTATAGAGGAATGGGTTCCCTTGGAGCAATGAAAGCAAGATTTTCTTCTGATAGATACTCACAGGAAAATGTTGAAAAATTTGTTCCAGAAGGGATAGAAGGAAGAATTCCATTTAAGGGACCTTTATCTGATATTGTTTACCAGTTAGTTGGCGGCCTCAGGTCAGGTATGGGCTATACAGGAAGCAGGACAATAAAAGACCTGCAACAAAATGGTAAATTTATTAAAATCACAAATGCAGGTCTTAGAGAAAGCCATGCCCACGACGTTTATATCACACAGGAAGCTCCAAATTATTGGATTGATTAG
- a CDS encoding Ppx/GppA phosphatase family protein encodes MVEKIAIVDIGTYSTRLLISAVHIKDTLEETLDSIEDILSVGRITALGRKLKETGYLQEEAINEVLSTLKEYVLIVKEYGVKEIYGYATQACREAKNGNELLEKIKQLGIDVQLISGEEEAYLSFLATAYGVKPQSDFVVIDQGGGSTEFVYGQKNNGYQIKDAVSFPFGIVSLTERFIKSDPPEKEELDNMRQFILQHLQKIVNYSTAQQFIGLGGTITTVAALEKHVFPYNSAKVHKTVLSRKAVKKWLDKLSSMTIEERKSIPIIEDKRAEAIVSGLVIFDTALDFFEKDSITVSDWGLRHGAVIKKIMEKFNG; translated from the coding sequence GTGGTAGAAAAAATAGCAATAGTTGATATAGGAACCTACTCTACCCGTCTCCTGATATCTGCAGTCCATATAAAAGATACCCTTGAAGAAACACTTGATAGTATAGAAGATATCCTGTCTGTCGGCAGAATTACAGCCTTAGGCAGAAAACTTAAAGAAACAGGATATCTGCAGGAAGAAGCAATTAATGAAGTGTTATCTACTTTAAAAGAGTATGTTTTGATTGTTAAAGAATATGGAGTTAAGGAAATTTATGGATATGCTACACAGGCCTGCAGAGAGGCAAAAAATGGTAATGAATTACTTGAGAAGATTAAACAACTGGGAATTGATGTTCAGTTAATCTCTGGAGAAGAAGAGGCTTACTTATCTTTTCTTGCTACTGCTTACGGGGTTAAACCTCAATCAGATTTTGTTGTTATAGACCAGGGGGGTGGAAGCACAGAATTTGTATATGGACAAAAAAATAATGGATATCAGATAAAAGATGCAGTTTCTTTTCCATTTGGTATAGTTTCCCTTACAGAAAGATTTATAAAATCTGACCCTCCTGAAAAAGAAGAATTAGATAATATGAGACAGTTTATACTTCAGCATTTACAGAAGATAGTAAATTATTCTACTGCACAGCAGTTTATAGGTCTTGGTGGAACAATTACAACTGTTGCAGCACTGGAAAAACATGTTTTTCCTTATAACTCTGCAAAGGTTCATAAAACAGTTTTATCCAGAAAAGCCGTAAAAAAATGGCTTGATAAATTGTCTTCAATGACAATAGAAGAAAGAAAATCAATCCCTATAATTGAGGATAAAAGAGCAGAAGCTATTGTCTCTGGACTGGTGATATTTGATACTGCCCTTGACTTTTTTGAAAAAGATAGTATTACTGTTAGTGATTGGGGTCTCAGACATGGGGCTGTAATAAAAAAAATAATGGAGAAGTTTAATGGTTGA
- a CDS encoding phosphoglycerate kinase produces the protein MFNGYMTLEDVDVSGKRVFVRVDYNVPLDEHGNIVDDVRIRETIPTINYLIDRGAKIILGSHLGRPKGERNPKYSLYPVAKRLERLLEKEVKFLPDCIGKDVEETVNSMKEGDVVLLENLRFHPGEEKNDPEFAKALASLADIYVIDAFGTCHRKHASMYGIKDYIQPVVMGFLLERELKYFEKALVNPQRPVIAFLGGSKVSSKLGVITHLLDKVDKIFIGGAMAFTFLKAQGYDVGSSLVEEDMFDEALSVIEKAKKLGVKFYLPVDFICGQAVSEQTPVIEVAWQEIPKGWMGLDIGHASTTLIKEILKDVQTIIWNGPMGVFELEKFKYGTFALAHAIAESPALSIAGGGDTDYAIHKAGVVDDISYISTGGGAFLELLEGKQLPCLEAITRKTGEQ, from the coding sequence ATGTTTAACGGATATATGACACTGGAAGATGTTGATGTTTCAGGGAAAAGGGTTTTTGTCCGTGTTGATTACAATGTTCCCCTTGATGAACATGGAAACATAGTTGATGATGTCAGAATAAGGGAAACAATTCCAACAATAAACTATCTTATAGACAGGGGAGCCAAGATTATCTTAGGTTCCCACCTTGGAAGACCAAAAGGAGAAAGAAATCCTAAATATTCTCTCTATCCTGTAGCAAAAAGACTGGAAAGACTTCTTGAAAAGGAAGTTAAGTTTTTACCTGATTGTATAGGAAAAGATGTAGAGGAAACAGTAAATTCAATGAAAGAAGGAGATGTTGTTCTTCTTGAAAATCTAAGATTTCATCCAGGTGAAGAAAAAAATGACCCTGAATTTGCAAAAGCCCTTGCATCCCTTGCTGATATTTATGTGATAGATGCCTTTGGAACATGCCATAGAAAACATGCCTCAATGTATGGGATAAAGGATTATATCCAGCCTGTAGTAATGGGCTTTTTACTTGAAAGGGAGCTTAAATATTTTGAAAAAGCCCTTGTTAACCCACAAAGACCTGTTATTGCATTCCTTGGAGGTTCAAAGGTTTCCTCAAAACTTGGAGTGATAACCCATCTTTTAGATAAAGTAGATAAGATTTTTATCGGTGGAGCTATGGCATTTACCTTCCTAAAAGCCCAGGGATACGATGTTGGAAGCTCCCTTGTTGAAGAAGATATGTTTGATGAAGCTTTATCAGTTATAGAAAAAGCAAAGAAATTAGGAGTTAAATTTTATCTGCCTGTTGACTTTATCTGTGGACAGGCGGTTTCAGAGCAAACACCTGTTATTGAGGTTGCATGGCAAGAAATCCCAAAAGGTTGGATGGGGCTTGATATTGGACATGCCTCAACAACATTGATTAAGGAAATCCTGAAAGATGTTCAAACAATTATATGGAATGGTCCTATGGGTGTTTTTGAACTGGAAAAATTCAAATATGGAACATTTGCCCTTGCCCATGCAATAGCTGAATCTCCTGCCCTATCCATAGCAGGAGGAGGAGATACAGATTATGCAATCCATAAAGCAGGTGTTGTTGACGACATAAGCTACATATCAACAGGTGGGGGTGCTTTTCTGGAACTACTTGAAGGAAAGCAACTTCCGTGTCTTGAAGCTATAACAAGAAAAACCGGAGAGCAGTAG
- the thrC gene encoding threonine synthase: protein MAKVKALRCKECGKEYPVEPIHVCEFCFGPLEIEYDYDEIKQNISREKIEKGPKSLWRYIDLLPVDNPTVGLSAGFTPLIKAEKLGRELGLNNLYIKDDSVNHPTLSFKDRVVAVALSKAKEFGFDTAACASTGNLANSVAANAAASGMKCYVFIPANLETNKIIGSLVFNPTVVAVEGNYDDVNRLSSEVANEFGWAFVNINVRPFYSEGSKTLAFEVAEQLGWKAPGAVVAPLASGSLYTKIWKGFNELRTVGLISDNPPRMYGAQAAGCSPIYKAFKEGRDWIVPEKPDTIAKSIAIGNPADGPYAVKVARESNGDMEIATNEEIIEGMKLLAETEGIFTETAGGTTIAVLKKFAEKGVFDPDEIVVAYITGNGYKTMEVLEGHLNQPIHIKPSLHEFKEKVIGIKV, encoded by the coding sequence TTGGCAAAAGTAAAAGCATTAAGATGTAAAGAGTGTGGCAAAGAGTATCCAGTAGAGCCTATTCATGTATGTGAGTTCTGTTTTGGGCCACTGGAAATTGAATATGATTATGATGAGATTAAACAAAATATTTCCAGAGAAAAAATTGAAAAAGGGCCAAAAAGCCTGTGGAGATATATAGACCTTTTACCTGTAGATAATCCAACTGTTGGTTTATCTGCTGGATTTACTCCACTTATAAAAGCCGAGAAACTTGGAAGGGAACTGGGTTTAAACAACCTTTACATAAAGGATGACTCTGTAAACCATCCTACACTTTCTTTTAAAGACAGGGTTGTTGCTGTTGCTCTGTCTAAGGCTAAAGAGTTTGGATTTGATACAGCTGCATGTGCTTCCACTGGAAACCTTGCAAACTCTGTTGCTGCAAATGCAGCTGCTTCAGGAATGAAATGTTATGTTTTTATACCTGCAAATCTGGAAACAAACAAAATAATAGGTTCACTGGTATTTAATCCAACAGTTGTTGCTGTTGAAGGAAATTATGATGATGTTAATAGATTATCCTCTGAGGTAGCAAATGAATTTGGATGGGCTTTTGTTAATATAAATGTTAGACCGTTTTACTCAGAAGGCTCCAAAACACTGGCATTTGAAGTTGCAGAGCAGCTTGGATGGAAAGCTCCAGGTGCAGTTGTAGCTCCTCTCGCATCCGGTTCTTTATATACAAAAATCTGGAAAGGCTTTAATGAGCTGAGAACAGTAGGTCTGATATCTGATAACCCACCAAGAATGTATGGTGCACAGGCTGCAGGATGTAGTCCTATATACAAAGCATTTAAAGAAGGTAGAGACTGGATTGTTCCGGAAAAGCCTGACACAATTGCAAAATCAATTGCTATTGGAAACCCTGCAGATGGTCCTTATGCTGTAAAAGTGGCCAGAGAAAGTAATGGGGATATGGAAATAGCCACAAATGAGGAAATTATAGAAGGTATGAAATTACTTGCTGAAACAGAAGGTATTTTCACAGAAACAGCAGGCGGAACAACTATTGCTGTTCTGAAAAAGTTTGCTGAAAAAGGCGTATTTGACCCAGATGAGATTGTTGTTGCTTACATAACAGGAAACGGATACAAAACAATGGAAGTGTTGGAAGGACATTTAAACCAGCCTATACATATAAAACCTTCTCTTCATGAGTTCAAGGAAAAAGTTATTGGAATAAAGGTTTAA
- the tsaB gene encoding tRNA (adenosine(37)-N6)-threonylcarbamoyltransferase complex dimerization subunit type 1 TsaB — translation MLISVDTYSDNLGISLIDGHKLVVKQVYHKLKPFSELLMEKIDMIFNQLGYPPSILYAVSVNKGPGSYTGLRVGITVAKTISYSLNIPIYVFSSLEAMAYKYRAHEGNITVAINAGKGECYVADFKSDISDITQTSEIRLMKINEFKKEIPGNLVVVKNLDIHGNNIIQDIDDLSTEGAFFALKHHQKEDPIKLEPVYIRPL, via the coding sequence ATGTTAATTTCAGTTGATACCTATTCAGACAACCTGGGGATATCTTTGATAGATGGGCATAAGCTTGTTGTAAAACAAGTTTACCATAAACTAAAGCCATTCTCCGAACTCCTTATGGAAAAAATAGATATGATATTTAATCAACTTGGCTACCCTCCCTCAATTTTATATGCAGTATCTGTAAATAAAGGACCTGGTAGTTATACAGGCCTCAGGGTTGGTATAACAGTAGCCAAAACAATATCATATTCCCTTAATATTCCAATATACGTTTTTAGCTCCCTTGAGGCAATGGCCTATAAATATAGAGCTCATGAAGGTAATATTACCGTTGCTATTAACGCCGGCAAAGGCGAGTGTTATGTTGCTGATTTCAAGTCAGATATTTCAGATATAACTCAGACATCAGAAATCAGATTAATGAAAATAAATGAGTTTAAAAAAGAAATTCCTGGAAATCTTGTGGTGGTAAAGAATTTAGATATCCACGGGAATAATATTATTCAAGACATAGATGACTTATCCACTGAAGGAGCATTTTTCGCTCTGAAACACCATCAAAAAGAAGACCCTATAAAGCTGGAGCCTGTTTATATCAGACCTTTATAA
- a CDS encoding inositol monophosphatase family protein produces the protein MDLNNFVQTAKEAAVLGGYILKENFKKIKREDIEYKSKKDFVTYVDKLSEERIKNFILSVYPDHSFLGEEEGSSGSQSSEYRWIVDPLDGTKNYINGFEIFAVSVALEKDNEIIAGAIYIPMLDKLYWAGKGTGAYMNGTKISVSNRPVDMAVIATGFPFRYQEEIDIYLKAFREAMITFSAVRRPGAAAVDLAMTAEGVFDGFFEMKLSVWDIAAGVLLVEEAGGIFTNFNGTRELDGNVVAGGEEIHKILFDIVQRNLV, from the coding sequence GTGGATTTGAATAACTTTGTTCAGACAGCCAAGGAAGCTGCCGTTTTAGGTGGCTATATCCTGAAGGAAAATTTTAAAAAAATCAAAAGAGAAGATATTGAGTATAAATCAAAGAAGGATTTTGTTACTTATGTGGATAAACTCTCAGAAGAAAGAATAAAAAACTTTATTCTGTCTGTTTATCCAGACCATAGTTTTTTAGGTGAGGAAGAAGGAAGTTCAGGTTCTCAAAGCAGTGAATACAGATGGATAGTAGACCCCCTTGATGGGACAAAAAACTATATAAACGGATTTGAAATATTTGCCGTTTCAGTAGCACTGGAAAAAGATAATGAAATAATTGCCGGAGCAATATATATTCCTATGCTGGACAAACTCTATTGGGCTGGAAAAGGAACAGGTGCCTATATGAATGGCACTAAAATCTCAGTATCAAATCGCCCAGTTGATATGGCTGTTATAGCAACAGGTTTTCCTTTCAGATATCAGGAAGAGATTGATATTTATCTAAAAGCATTTAGAGAAGCTATGATAACCTTTTCTGCTGTTAGAAGACCAGGTGCTGCAGCTGTAGACCTGGCTATGACTGCAGAAGGGGTTTTTGATGGATTTTTTGAGATGAAACTCTCTGTATGGGATATAGCAGCTGGCGTTTTACTGGTAGAAGAGGCAGGGGGTATATTTACCAATTTCAATGGCACCAGAGAATTAGATGGAAATGTTGTAGCTGGTGGTGAAGAAATTCATAAAATACTTTTTGATATTGTTCAGAGGAATTTAGTATAA
- a CDS encoding AEC family transporter: protein MIKALFPVLLYFSAGYLSRKFRLFDENASQVLIKFIIYISFPALVIYNVYFLKFQWSFLWVLLSGWGVILFSILVSFLIGKALKLNKPTLASFIMMATFGNTSFLGFPYQMAFLGEEGLRYAVVFDQFSSFLPVSLISPFILTYGQDKGNFSVDIKRIITFPPFVAIIFAFFIKNFYIPDFVLDSLKMIGMTVIPLALFSVGINLKFSSVKERIRDISAVIFIKMIFVPVLFVLLLHIIGVEINTQWQSAVIEIAMPPMVLASIFVIGAGLDKDLAVSAVGVGILASFITVPFVFYLLKAL from the coding sequence ATGATAAAGGCTTTATTCCCAGTTTTACTTTATTTTTCTGCAGGTTATCTATCCAGAAAGTTTAGGCTGTTTGATGAAAATGCCTCGCAGGTTTTAATCAAGTTTATTATCTATATTTCCTTCCCGGCTCTTGTTATTTACAACGTGTATTTTCTGAAATTCCAGTGGTCATTTTTATGGGTATTACTCTCTGGCTGGGGAGTAATCTTATTTTCAATTCTTGTCTCCTTTTTGATTGGTAAAGCCCTTAAACTTAATAAGCCTACCCTTGCTTCATTTATTATGATGGCTACCTTTGGAAACACATCTTTCTTAGGATTTCCTTATCAGATGGCTTTTTTAGGAGAAGAAGGTCTTAGATATGCTGTGGTTTTTGACCAGTTTTCCTCATTTCTACCGGTATCTTTGATATCTCCTTTTATTCTAACCTATGGTCAGGACAAAGGGAATTTTTCTGTAGATATAAAGCGGATAATTACCTTCCCGCCTTTTGTGGCAATAATATTTGCATTTTTTATAAAAAATTTTTATATACCGGATTTTGTTCTTGATAGTCTAAAGATGATAGGAATGACGGTTATTCCCCTTGCCCTATTTTCTGTAGGGATAAACCTTAAATTTTCAAGTGTAAAGGAAAGAATAAGAGATATATCAGCAGTTATTTTTATAAAAATGATTTTTGTCCCAGTTTTATTTGTGCTGCTTCTTCATATAATTGGAGTTGAGATAAACACCCAGTGGCAGTCTGCTGTTATAGAGATAGCAATGCCCCCTATGGTGCTTGCCTCAATTTTTGTGATTGGGGCAGGACTGGACAAAGACCTTGCAGTTTCTGCAGTTGGGGTGGGAATACTGGCAAGTTTTATAACAGTTCCTTTTGTTTTTTATTTGCTTAAAGCCTTATAA
- a CDS encoding ubiquitin-like small modifier protein 1, with translation MAVTVRIPTALRRVTQGQGEVQVEASTIAELIDALEKEFPGIKERLVEENGEIRKFVNFFVNDEDIRFLKGKDTELKDGDVVAIIPAIAGGLEV, from the coding sequence ATGGCAGTAACAGTTAGAATACCAACAGCTTTAAGAAGGGTAACACAGGGACAGGGTGAAGTTCAGGTTGAAGCTTCTACAATTGCAGAACTTATTGATGCTCTTGAAAAAGAATTTCCTGGAATAAAAGAAAGACTTGTTGAGGAAAACGGAGAAATCAGAAAATTTGTAAACTTTTTCGTTAATGACGAAGATATCAGATTTTTAAAAGGGAAAGATACAGAACTTAAAGATGGTGATGTTGTTGCAATAATTCCAGCTATTGCAGGGGGACTGGAGGTCTAA